Proteins from one Camelina sativa cultivar DH55 chromosome 8, Cs, whole genome shotgun sequence genomic window:
- the LOC104707901 gene encoding histone-lysine N-methyltransferase EZA1 isoform X2 yields MVKEDSDSSERIKSHVDDDDDDDDGVSLEGLENRLSELKRKIQGERARSIKEKFEANRKKVDVNVTPLSSAALNRATSAGDNGDINLFSSRMEIPLCKLNGFSHGVGDRDYVPTKDIISASVKLPIAERIPPYTTWIFLDRNQRMAEDQSVVGRRQIYYEHHGGETLICSDSEEEPEPEEEKREYSEGEDSVIWSIGQEYGMGEKVQDALCQFLSVDASDILERYDELKLKNVENVKGFSNSGFKLGISLEKGLGAALDSFDNLFCRRCLVFDCRLHGCSQPLISASEKQPYWSDYEGDRIPCSKNCYIQAVREVPGASSNFVSNTEEKASEKEGSKAVSSDDLHDATGGVNLQVEKRDIDTMNLDSSSGVAHGHGIRGKREVPNLEDSNDLYSSSNKKQKTAASDTNISFVNPFPSLDQAFDSTKSDQGGTLDTNKVDRDSGTDAKVAEPIPDNLVHDGGSSVCQPDHVSGNGAITIGEKSETSQPSTEWKPIEKDLYLKGVEIFGRNSCLIARNLLSGLKTCLDVSSYMRENEVSCFRRSGTPNLLLDDGRTDPGNDDDEVPPRTRLFRRKGKTRKLKYSTKSAGHPSVWKRIAGGKNQSCKQYTPCGCVSMCGKDCPCLTNETCCEKYCGCSKSCKNRFRGCHCAKSQCRSRQCPCFAAGRECDPDVCRNCWVSCGDGSLGEAPRRGEGQCGNMRLLLRQQQRILLGKSDVAGWGAFLKNSVSKNEYLGEYTGELISHREADKRGKIYDRANSSFLFDLNDQYVLDAQRKGDKLKFANHSAKPNCYAKVMFVAGDHRVGIFANERIEASEELFYDYRYGPDQAPAWARKPEGSKKDDSAITHRRARKHQSH; encoded by the exons ATGGTGAAGGAAGATAGCGACTCCTCCGAACGAATC AAGTCACATGtagatgacgatgacgatgatgatgatggtgttaGTCTCGAGGGTTTGGAGAACAGATTGAGTGAGCTTAAAAGGAAAATTCAAGGAGAGAGAGCTAGGTCTATTAAA GAGAAATTTGAGGCTAATAGAAAGAAAGTGGATGTCAATGTCACTCCTCTTTCGTCCGCTGCGTTGAACCGGGCTACCTCAGCAGGGGACAATGGAGAtatcaatttgttttcttccagGATGGAGATTCCACTCTGCAAGTTGAATGGTTTTTCTCATGGGGTGGGAGATAGAGACTATGTTCCTACTAAGGATATTATCTCTGCAAGTGTTAAGCTTCCGATTGCTGAGAGGATACCCCCATACACTACCTGGATTTTTTTGGACAG AAATCAAAGAATGGCTGAAGATCAGTCTGTGGTTGGTCGACGACAAATCTACTATGAGCACCATGGTGGTGAGACACTAATATGCAGCGATAGTGAGGAAGAACCAGAACCTGAGGAGGAAAAACGCGAATATTCCGAGGGTGAAGACTCCGTTATATG GTCGATTGGGCAGGAGTATGGCATGGGTGAGAAAGTGCAGGATGCTCTTTGTCAGTTCCTCAGCGTAGATGCTTCAGACATTCTG GAAAGATACGATGAGCTCAAGTTGAAGAATGTGGAGAATGTTAAGGGCTTTTCTAATTCCGGATTCAAGCTGGGAATATCTCTAGAAAAGGGCCTTGGTGCTGCTCTAGATTCTTTTGATAATCTTTTCTGCCGCCGTTGCCTG GTGTTTGACTGTCGTCTGCATGGATGTTCTCAGCCTTTGATTAGTGCT AGTGAAAAACAGCCTTATTGGTCTGATTATGAAGGTGATAGGATCCCCTGCAGCAAAAATTGTTACATCCAG GCGGTCAGAGAAGTACCAGGAGCAAGCAGTAATTTTGTATCTAACACCGAAGAGAAAGCTTCAGAAAAGGAAGGCAGCAAGGCTGTCTCTTCTGATGACCTTCATGATGCTACTGGTGGTGTCAATCTGCAAGTTGAAAAGAGAGATATTGATACCATGAATTTAGATTCATCCTCTGGTGTAGCCCATGGCCATGGAATTAGGGGAAAGCGTGAGGTCCCGAATCTCGAAGACTCCAATGATCTGTATAGTTcatcaaacaagaaacagaagacCGCAGCCTCGGATACAAATATATCATTTGTCAATCCTTTCCCTAGCTTAGATCAGGCATTCGATAGCACAAAGAGTGATCAAGGTGGAACACTTGATACCAATAAAGTAGATAGAGACTCGGGAACTGATGCAAAAGTAGCTGAGCCTATACCAGACAATTTGGTCCATGATGGTGGTTCCTCGGTTTGTCAGCCAGACCATGTTAGTGGAAATGGAGCAATAACCATTGGAGAAAAGTCTGAGACAAGTCAACCATCTACAGAGTGGAAGCCTATTGAGAAGGATCTTTACTTGAAGGGAGTCGAAATCTTTGGGAGAAACAG CTGTCTTATTGCAAGAAACCTGCTTTCTGGCTTGAAGACATGCCTAGATGTGTCCAGTTACATGCGAGAAAACGAAGTTTCATGTTTTCGAAGATCTGGCACCCCAAATTTGCTGTTGGATGATGGCAGGACTGACCCAGGGAATGAT GATGATGAGGTGCCTCCAAGGACAAGATTGTTCCGTAGAAAAGGCAAAACCCGAAAGCTGAAATACTCTACAAAGTCTGCTGGTCATCCATCTGTCTGGAAAAGAATAGCCGGTGGCAAAAACCAGTCCTGTAAACAATACACGCCGTGTGGATGCGTGTCAATGTGTGGAAAGGATTGCCCTTGTCTAACTAATGAAACTTGCTGCGAGAAATATTGCGG GTGCTCAAAAAGCTGCAAGAATCGTTTCCGAGGATGTCATTGTGCCAAGAGTCAATGCAGAAGCAGGCAGTGTCCCTGCTTTGCTGCTGGCAGAGAATGCGATCCAGATGTTTGCAGAAATTGCTGGGTTAG TTGTGGAGATGGTTCTCTTGGTGAGGCACCAAGACGCGGAGAAGGGCAATGCGGAAACATGAGACTTCTTCTGAGGCAACAACAGAGG ATCCTATTGGGAAAGTCTGATGTTGCTGGATGGGGTGCTTTTCTAAAG AACTCGGTCAGCAAAAATGAATATCTCGGAGAATACACTGGCGAATTGATATCACACCGTGAGGCAGATAAGCGTGGGAAAATATATGACCGGGCAAATTCGTCCTTCCTCTTTGACTTGAATGATCAG TATGTCCTGGATGCTCAGCGCAAAGGAGACAAGTTGAAATTTGCCAATCACTCAGCAAAACCCAATTGCTACGCTAAG GTAATGTTTGTGGCAGGAGATCACAGGGTGGGAATTTTTGCAAACGAACGGATAGAAGCAAGTGAGGAGCTTTTCTATGACTACAGATATGGACCAGACCAAGCACCAGCTTGGGCTCGCAAACCTGAAGGATCCAAGAAAGATGATTCAGCCATTACTCATCGAAGAGCCAGAAAGCACCAGTCTCATTGA
- the LOC104707901 gene encoding histone-lysine N-methyltransferase EZA1 isoform X3: MVKEDSDSSERIVSHVDDDDDDDDGVSLEGLENRLSELKRKIQGERARSIKEKFEANRKKVDVNVTPLSSAALNRATSAGDNGDINLFSSRMEIPLCKLNGFSHGVGDRDYVPTKDIISASVKLPIAERIPPYTTWIFLDRNQRMAEDQSVVGRRQIYYEHHGGETLICSDSEEEPEPEEEKREYSEGEDSVIWSIGQEYGMGEKVQDALCQFLSVDASDILERYDELKLKNVENVKGFSNSGFKLGISLEKGLGAALDSFDNLFCRRCLVFDCRLHGCSQPLISASEKQPYWSDYEGDRIPCSKNCYIQAVREVPGASSNFVSNTEEKASEKEGSKAVSSDDLHDATGGVNLQVEKRDIDTMNLDSSSGVAHGHGIRGKREVPNLEDSNDLYSSSNKKQKTAASDTNISFVNPFPSLDQAFDSTKSDQGGTLDTNKVDRDSGTDAKVAEPIPDNLVHDGGSSVCQPDHVSGNGAITIGEKSETSQPSTEWKPIEKDLYLKGVEIFGRNSCLIARNLLSGLKTCLDVSSYMRENEVSCFRRSGTPNLLLDDGRTDPGNDDDEVPPRTRLFRRKGKTRKLKYSTKSAGHPSVWKRIAGGKNQSCKQYTPCGCVSMCGKDCPCLTNETCCEKYCGCSKSCKNRFRGCHCAKSQCRSRQCPCFAAGRECDPDVCRNCWVSCGDGSLGEAPRRGEGQCGNMRLLLRQQQRILLGKSDVAGWGAFLKNSVSKNEYLGEYTGELISHREADKRGKIYDRANSSFLFDLNDQYVLDAQRKGDKLKFANHSAKPNCYAKVMFVAGDHRVGIFANERIEASEELFYDYRYGPDQAPAWARKPEGSKKDDSAITHRRARKHQSH, from the exons ATGGTGAAGGAAGATAGCGACTCCTCCGAACGAATCGTA TCACATGtagatgacgatgacgatgatgatgatggtgttaGTCTCGAGGGTTTGGAGAACAGATTGAGTGAGCTTAAAAGGAAAATTCAAGGAGAGAGAGCTAGGTCTATTAAA GAGAAATTTGAGGCTAATAGAAAGAAAGTGGATGTCAATGTCACTCCTCTTTCGTCCGCTGCGTTGAACCGGGCTACCTCAGCAGGGGACAATGGAGAtatcaatttgttttcttccagGATGGAGATTCCACTCTGCAAGTTGAATGGTTTTTCTCATGGGGTGGGAGATAGAGACTATGTTCCTACTAAGGATATTATCTCTGCAAGTGTTAAGCTTCCGATTGCTGAGAGGATACCCCCATACACTACCTGGATTTTTTTGGACAG AAATCAAAGAATGGCTGAAGATCAGTCTGTGGTTGGTCGACGACAAATCTACTATGAGCACCATGGTGGTGAGACACTAATATGCAGCGATAGTGAGGAAGAACCAGAACCTGAGGAGGAAAAACGCGAATATTCCGAGGGTGAAGACTCCGTTATATG GTCGATTGGGCAGGAGTATGGCATGGGTGAGAAAGTGCAGGATGCTCTTTGTCAGTTCCTCAGCGTAGATGCTTCAGACATTCTG GAAAGATACGATGAGCTCAAGTTGAAGAATGTGGAGAATGTTAAGGGCTTTTCTAATTCCGGATTCAAGCTGGGAATATCTCTAGAAAAGGGCCTTGGTGCTGCTCTAGATTCTTTTGATAATCTTTTCTGCCGCCGTTGCCTG GTGTTTGACTGTCGTCTGCATGGATGTTCTCAGCCTTTGATTAGTGCT AGTGAAAAACAGCCTTATTGGTCTGATTATGAAGGTGATAGGATCCCCTGCAGCAAAAATTGTTACATCCAG GCGGTCAGAGAAGTACCAGGAGCAAGCAGTAATTTTGTATCTAACACCGAAGAGAAAGCTTCAGAAAAGGAAGGCAGCAAGGCTGTCTCTTCTGATGACCTTCATGATGCTACTGGTGGTGTCAATCTGCAAGTTGAAAAGAGAGATATTGATACCATGAATTTAGATTCATCCTCTGGTGTAGCCCATGGCCATGGAATTAGGGGAAAGCGTGAGGTCCCGAATCTCGAAGACTCCAATGATCTGTATAGTTcatcaaacaagaaacagaagacCGCAGCCTCGGATACAAATATATCATTTGTCAATCCTTTCCCTAGCTTAGATCAGGCATTCGATAGCACAAAGAGTGATCAAGGTGGAACACTTGATACCAATAAAGTAGATAGAGACTCGGGAACTGATGCAAAAGTAGCTGAGCCTATACCAGACAATTTGGTCCATGATGGTGGTTCCTCGGTTTGTCAGCCAGACCATGTTAGTGGAAATGGAGCAATAACCATTGGAGAAAAGTCTGAGACAAGTCAACCATCTACAGAGTGGAAGCCTATTGAGAAGGATCTTTACTTGAAGGGAGTCGAAATCTTTGGGAGAAACAG CTGTCTTATTGCAAGAAACCTGCTTTCTGGCTTGAAGACATGCCTAGATGTGTCCAGTTACATGCGAGAAAACGAAGTTTCATGTTTTCGAAGATCTGGCACCCCAAATTTGCTGTTGGATGATGGCAGGACTGACCCAGGGAATGAT GATGATGAGGTGCCTCCAAGGACAAGATTGTTCCGTAGAAAAGGCAAAACCCGAAAGCTGAAATACTCTACAAAGTCTGCTGGTCATCCATCTGTCTGGAAAAGAATAGCCGGTGGCAAAAACCAGTCCTGTAAACAATACACGCCGTGTGGATGCGTGTCAATGTGTGGAAAGGATTGCCCTTGTCTAACTAATGAAACTTGCTGCGAGAAATATTGCGG GTGCTCAAAAAGCTGCAAGAATCGTTTCCGAGGATGTCATTGTGCCAAGAGTCAATGCAGAAGCAGGCAGTGTCCCTGCTTTGCTGCTGGCAGAGAATGCGATCCAGATGTTTGCAGAAATTGCTGGGTTAG TTGTGGAGATGGTTCTCTTGGTGAGGCACCAAGACGCGGAGAAGGGCAATGCGGAAACATGAGACTTCTTCTGAGGCAACAACAGAGG ATCCTATTGGGAAAGTCTGATGTTGCTGGATGGGGTGCTTTTCTAAAG AACTCGGTCAGCAAAAATGAATATCTCGGAGAATACACTGGCGAATTGATATCACACCGTGAGGCAGATAAGCGTGGGAAAATATATGACCGGGCAAATTCGTCCTTCCTCTTTGACTTGAATGATCAG TATGTCCTGGATGCTCAGCGCAAAGGAGACAAGTTGAAATTTGCCAATCACTCAGCAAAACCCAATTGCTACGCTAAG GTAATGTTTGTGGCAGGAGATCACAGGGTGGGAATTTTTGCAAACGAACGGATAGAAGCAAGTGAGGAGCTTTTCTATGACTACAGATATGGACCAGACCAAGCACCAGCTTGGGCTCGCAAACCTGAAGGATCCAAGAAAGATGATTCAGCCATTACTCATCGAAGAGCCAGAAAGCACCAGTCTCATTGA
- the LOC104707901 gene encoding histone-lysine N-methyltransferase EZA1 isoform X1, with amino-acid sequence MVKEDSDSSERIVKSHVDDDDDDDDGVSLEGLENRLSELKRKIQGERARSIKEKFEANRKKVDVNVTPLSSAALNRATSAGDNGDINLFSSRMEIPLCKLNGFSHGVGDRDYVPTKDIISASVKLPIAERIPPYTTWIFLDRNQRMAEDQSVVGRRQIYYEHHGGETLICSDSEEEPEPEEEKREYSEGEDSVIWSIGQEYGMGEKVQDALCQFLSVDASDILERYDELKLKNVENVKGFSNSGFKLGISLEKGLGAALDSFDNLFCRRCLVFDCRLHGCSQPLISASEKQPYWSDYEGDRIPCSKNCYIQAVREVPGASSNFVSNTEEKASEKEGSKAVSSDDLHDATGGVNLQVEKRDIDTMNLDSSSGVAHGHGIRGKREVPNLEDSNDLYSSSNKKQKTAASDTNISFVNPFPSLDQAFDSTKSDQGGTLDTNKVDRDSGTDAKVAEPIPDNLVHDGGSSVCQPDHVSGNGAITIGEKSETSQPSTEWKPIEKDLYLKGVEIFGRNSCLIARNLLSGLKTCLDVSSYMRENEVSCFRRSGTPNLLLDDGRTDPGNDDDEVPPRTRLFRRKGKTRKLKYSTKSAGHPSVWKRIAGGKNQSCKQYTPCGCVSMCGKDCPCLTNETCCEKYCGCSKSCKNRFRGCHCAKSQCRSRQCPCFAAGRECDPDVCRNCWVSCGDGSLGEAPRRGEGQCGNMRLLLRQQQRILLGKSDVAGWGAFLKNSVSKNEYLGEYTGELISHREADKRGKIYDRANSSFLFDLNDQYVLDAQRKGDKLKFANHSAKPNCYAKVMFVAGDHRVGIFANERIEASEELFYDYRYGPDQAPAWARKPEGSKKDDSAITHRRARKHQSH; translated from the exons ATGGTGAAGGAAGATAGCGACTCCTCCGAACGAATCGTA AAGTCACATGtagatgacgatgacgatgatgatgatggtgttaGTCTCGAGGGTTTGGAGAACAGATTGAGTGAGCTTAAAAGGAAAATTCAAGGAGAGAGAGCTAGGTCTATTAAA GAGAAATTTGAGGCTAATAGAAAGAAAGTGGATGTCAATGTCACTCCTCTTTCGTCCGCTGCGTTGAACCGGGCTACCTCAGCAGGGGACAATGGAGAtatcaatttgttttcttccagGATGGAGATTCCACTCTGCAAGTTGAATGGTTTTTCTCATGGGGTGGGAGATAGAGACTATGTTCCTACTAAGGATATTATCTCTGCAAGTGTTAAGCTTCCGATTGCTGAGAGGATACCCCCATACACTACCTGGATTTTTTTGGACAG AAATCAAAGAATGGCTGAAGATCAGTCTGTGGTTGGTCGACGACAAATCTACTATGAGCACCATGGTGGTGAGACACTAATATGCAGCGATAGTGAGGAAGAACCAGAACCTGAGGAGGAAAAACGCGAATATTCCGAGGGTGAAGACTCCGTTATATG GTCGATTGGGCAGGAGTATGGCATGGGTGAGAAAGTGCAGGATGCTCTTTGTCAGTTCCTCAGCGTAGATGCTTCAGACATTCTG GAAAGATACGATGAGCTCAAGTTGAAGAATGTGGAGAATGTTAAGGGCTTTTCTAATTCCGGATTCAAGCTGGGAATATCTCTAGAAAAGGGCCTTGGTGCTGCTCTAGATTCTTTTGATAATCTTTTCTGCCGCCGTTGCCTG GTGTTTGACTGTCGTCTGCATGGATGTTCTCAGCCTTTGATTAGTGCT AGTGAAAAACAGCCTTATTGGTCTGATTATGAAGGTGATAGGATCCCCTGCAGCAAAAATTGTTACATCCAG GCGGTCAGAGAAGTACCAGGAGCAAGCAGTAATTTTGTATCTAACACCGAAGAGAAAGCTTCAGAAAAGGAAGGCAGCAAGGCTGTCTCTTCTGATGACCTTCATGATGCTACTGGTGGTGTCAATCTGCAAGTTGAAAAGAGAGATATTGATACCATGAATTTAGATTCATCCTCTGGTGTAGCCCATGGCCATGGAATTAGGGGAAAGCGTGAGGTCCCGAATCTCGAAGACTCCAATGATCTGTATAGTTcatcaaacaagaaacagaagacCGCAGCCTCGGATACAAATATATCATTTGTCAATCCTTTCCCTAGCTTAGATCAGGCATTCGATAGCACAAAGAGTGATCAAGGTGGAACACTTGATACCAATAAAGTAGATAGAGACTCGGGAACTGATGCAAAAGTAGCTGAGCCTATACCAGACAATTTGGTCCATGATGGTGGTTCCTCGGTTTGTCAGCCAGACCATGTTAGTGGAAATGGAGCAATAACCATTGGAGAAAAGTCTGAGACAAGTCAACCATCTACAGAGTGGAAGCCTATTGAGAAGGATCTTTACTTGAAGGGAGTCGAAATCTTTGGGAGAAACAG CTGTCTTATTGCAAGAAACCTGCTTTCTGGCTTGAAGACATGCCTAGATGTGTCCAGTTACATGCGAGAAAACGAAGTTTCATGTTTTCGAAGATCTGGCACCCCAAATTTGCTGTTGGATGATGGCAGGACTGACCCAGGGAATGAT GATGATGAGGTGCCTCCAAGGACAAGATTGTTCCGTAGAAAAGGCAAAACCCGAAAGCTGAAATACTCTACAAAGTCTGCTGGTCATCCATCTGTCTGGAAAAGAATAGCCGGTGGCAAAAACCAGTCCTGTAAACAATACACGCCGTGTGGATGCGTGTCAATGTGTGGAAAGGATTGCCCTTGTCTAACTAATGAAACTTGCTGCGAGAAATATTGCGG GTGCTCAAAAAGCTGCAAGAATCGTTTCCGAGGATGTCATTGTGCCAAGAGTCAATGCAGAAGCAGGCAGTGTCCCTGCTTTGCTGCTGGCAGAGAATGCGATCCAGATGTTTGCAGAAATTGCTGGGTTAG TTGTGGAGATGGTTCTCTTGGTGAGGCACCAAGACGCGGAGAAGGGCAATGCGGAAACATGAGACTTCTTCTGAGGCAACAACAGAGG ATCCTATTGGGAAAGTCTGATGTTGCTGGATGGGGTGCTTTTCTAAAG AACTCGGTCAGCAAAAATGAATATCTCGGAGAATACACTGGCGAATTGATATCACACCGTGAGGCAGATAAGCGTGGGAAAATATATGACCGGGCAAATTCGTCCTTCCTCTTTGACTTGAATGATCAG TATGTCCTGGATGCTCAGCGCAAAGGAGACAAGTTGAAATTTGCCAATCACTCAGCAAAACCCAATTGCTACGCTAAG GTAATGTTTGTGGCAGGAGATCACAGGGTGGGAATTTTTGCAAACGAACGGATAGAAGCAAGTGAGGAGCTTTTCTATGACTACAGATATGGACCAGACCAAGCACCAGCTTGGGCTCGCAAACCTGAAGGATCCAAGAAAGATGATTCAGCCATTACTCATCGAAGAGCCAGAAAGCACCAGTCTCATTGA